The following are encoded in a window of Castanea sativa cultivar Marrone di Chiusa Pesio chromosome 9, ASM4071231v1 genomic DNA:
- the LOC142611410 gene encoding putative glycosyltransferase STELLO1 has protein sequence MLVQDRSSSAPKSPKGPKSKVRNTLQNRFSEAKALDFSTWFSDNLYKIVTVLLLIATVAALFFLRNVGDTAALLCFETRAKNLEKIQFPNVNWNSISRITDRSPYVNFRTERWIVVSVSNYPTDSLRNLVKIRGWQVLAIGNSKTPSDWSLKGAIFLSLEQQAQLGFRVVDFLPYDSYVRKTVGYLFAIQHGAKKIFDADDRGDVIDGDLGKHFDVELVGEDARQDVILQYSHDNPNRSVINPYIHFGQRSVWPRGLPLENVGEIGHEEFYTEVFGGKQFIQQGISNGLPDVDSVFYFTRKSSLEAFDIRFDEHTPKVALPQGMMVPVNSFNTIYHSSAFWGLMLPVSVSTMASDVLRGYWGQRLLWEIGGYVVVYPPTVHRYDRIEGYPFSEEKDLHVNVGRLIKFLVSWRSNKHRLFEKVLELSFAMAEEGFWSDKDLKFTAAWLQDLLAVGYQQPRLMSLELDRPRASIGHGDRKEFVPQKLPSVHLGVEETGTVNYEIANLIRWRKNFGNVVLIMFCNGPVERTALEWRLLYGRIFKTVIILSGAKNPDLAVERGQWEQLYKHLPKIFDRYTSAEGFLFLQDDTILNYWNLLQADRSKLWIANKVSKSWTTVSTNGNSDWFSKQADMVKKVVGMMQAHFHVNYKESITDSQSIAIYSSEVFYIPQRFVADYVELVNLVGGLEIHQKVAIPMFFVSMDSPQNFDPVLSSMIYKQKPPTNNSSTLYSAQAAAVHPWNVSSEQDFIKLIRIMAEGDPLLMELV, from the exons ATGTTGGTCCAAGACCGTTCTAGTTCAGCCCCGAAATCACCGAAAGGTCCGAAATCCAAGGTCAGAAATACTTTACAAAACCGCTTCTCTGAGGCCAAAGCTCTCGATTTCTCAACATGGTTTTCCGACAACCTTTACAAGATCGTCACCGTCCTCCTCCTCATCGCCACCGTCGCCGCCCTCTTCTTCCTCCGAAATGTCGGCGACACTGCCGCTCTCCTCTGCTTCGAAACCCGGGCCAAAAACCTCGAGAAGATCCAATTCCCCAACGttaattggaattcaatttcACGCATTACCGACAGGTCCCCTTACGTTAATTTCCGAACAGAACGTTGGATCGTCGTCTCGGTCTCCAATTACCCAACCGATTCGCTCCGAAACCTCGTCAAGATCAGAGGCTGGCAAGTCCTCGCCATCGGTAATTCCAAAACGCCATCCGATTGGTCCCTCAAAGGTGCGATTTTTTTGTCTTTGGAACAACAAGCTCAGTTAGGTTTTCGTGTTGTGGATTTTCTTCCTTATGATTCTTATGTTAGAAAAACTGTTGGGTATTTGTTTGCGATCCAACACGGTGCGAAGAAGATCTTCGACGCCGACGATCGTGGAGATGTGATTGATGGGGATTTGGGTAAACATTTTGATGTAGAATTAGTTGGGGAAGATGCTAGGCAAGATGTTATATTGCAGTATAGTCATGATAATCCCAATCGGAGCGTAATTAACCCGTATATACATTTTGGGCAGCGGTCCGTTTGGCCTAGAGGGTTGCCATTGGAGAATGTGGGTGAAATTGGGCATGAAGAGTTTTACACTGAAGTGTTTGGTGGGAAACAGTTCATTCAGCAGGGGATTTCTAATGGTTTGCCTGATGTTGATTCCGTGTTTTATTTCACGAGGAAATCCAGTTTGGAAGCCTTTGATATTAGGTTTGATGAGCACACCCCAAAGGTGGCGTTGCCACAAGGAATGATGGTGCCGGTCAATTCTTTCAACACGATTTACCATTCTTCGGCATTTTGGGGTTTGATGCTTCCTGTTTCAGTTAGCACAATGGCTTCTGATGTGTTGAGAGGGTATTGGGGACAGAGGCTTTTGTGGGAAATTGGCGGTTATGTTGTAGTTTATCCCCCAACGGTTCATCGATATGATAGGATTGAGGGATACCCATTTTCAGAGGAGAAGGATCTTCATGTAAATGTAGGCCGTCTGATAAAGTTTTTGGTCTCGTGGAGATCAAATAAGCATAGATTGTTTGAAAAGGTTTTGGAATTAAGTTTTGCAATGGCTGAGGAGGGGTTTTGGTCTGATAAGGACTTGAAGTTTACAGCTGCTTGGCTTCAGGACTTGCTGGCTGTTGGATACCAGCAGCCGAGGCTAATGTCACTGGAATTGGATAGGCCACGGGCAAGTATTGGTCATGGAGATAGGAAAGAATTTGTCCCGCAAAAGTTGCCATCTGTTCATCTTGGGGTTGAGGAAACAGGAACGGTGAATTACGAGATTGCAAATTTGATTAGGTGGAGGAAGAATTTTGGGAATGTTGTGCTTATTATGTTTTGCAATGGGCCTGTGGAGCGTACTGCTCTTGAATGGAGATTGCTCTATGGGCGAATATTTAAAACGGTGATTATTTTGTCAGGGGCAAAGAACCCAGATCTTGCTGTTGAACGAGGCCAATGGGAGCAACTATACAA GCACTTGCCTAAGATTTTTGATAGATATACCAGTGCAGAAGGATTTTTATTCCTTCAGGATGATACAATTCTTAATTACTGGAATTTGCTACAAGCAGACAGGAGTAAATTGTGGATTGCAAATAAG GTCTCCAAGTCTTGGACTACTGTGTCAACCAATGGCAACTCAGATTGGTTTTCAAAACAAGCAGACATGGTAAAGAAAGTTGTTGGCATGATGCAAGCTCACTTCCACGTCAATTATAAGGAAAGCATAACGGATAGTCAGAGCATTGCTATATACAGTTCTGAGGTATTCTACATTCCCCAGCGCTTTGTAGCTGACTACGTCGAACTGGTTAATTTAGTGGGTGGTCTAGAAATCCATCAAAAAGTTGCAATCCCCATGTTCTTTGTATCAATGGATTCACCACAGAATTTTGACCCAGTGCTTAGTTCAATGATCTACAAGCAAAAACCACCTACAAATAATTCTTCAACACTTTATTCTGCTCAAGCAGCTGCAGTTCATCCATGGAATGTGTCAAGTGAACAAGATTTCATAAAGCTTATCAGAATAATGGCAGAAGGTGACCCTCTCCTAATGGAGTTAGTATGA